A DNA window from bacterium contains the following coding sequences:
- the hisG gene encoding ATP phosphoribosyltransferase has translation MTRGRTPGDAPLVTVAVPSGRLLDGAMRILDAAGYLDGAAWRDSRRLIVEGAEAGLRCLIAKPVDLLTYVEHGAADLGIAGKDVLLEQGRDVYELVDLGFGTCRGVLAFPRRLAATWERLSPLRIATKYPRVTERRFWTQGRPVEIIPMNGTVELAPLVGLADGIMDLVMSGRTLRENGLVEVEELFQSTARLVVNRISLRSRAEAVAAVIERVRSAVAAPPIV, from the coding sequence GTGACGCGCGGGCGTACGCCGGGCGACGCGCCGCTCGTGACGGTCGCCGTGCCGTCGGGCCGGCTGTTGGACGGGGCGATGCGCATCCTCGACGCCGCGGGCTACCTCGACGGCGCGGCCTGGCGGGACAGCCGGCGGCTGATCGTGGAGGGGGCGGAGGCCGGCCTGCGCTGCCTGATCGCCAAGCCCGTCGACCTGCTGACGTACGTCGAGCACGGCGCCGCCGACCTCGGCATTGCCGGCAAGGACGTGCTGCTCGAGCAGGGCCGGGACGTCTACGAGCTCGTCGACCTCGGGTTCGGAACCTGCCGCGGCGTGCTGGCGTTTCCGCGGCGGCTCGCCGCGACCTGGGAGCGGCTGTCGCCGCTGCGCATCGCGACGAAGTATCCGCGCGTGACGGAGCGCCGCTTCTGGACGCAGGGCCGTCCGGTGGAGATCATTCCGATGAACGGCACCGTGGAGCTGGCACCGCTCGTCGGGCTGGCCGACGGGATCATGGATCTCGTGATGAGCGGGCGGACGCTGCGCGAGAACGGTCTCGTCGAGGTCGAGGAGCTGTTTCAGTCGACCGCGCGGCTCGTCGTGAACCGCATCAGCCTGCGCAGCCGCGCCGAGGCCGTGGCCGCGGTGATCGAGCGGGTGCGGTCGGCCGTGGCCGCGCCGCCGATCGTGTGA
- the hisZ gene encoding ATP phosphoribosyltransferase regulatory subunit, with the protein MHRDPRERWQLIPSGTRDWLPRQAARLRAATAGVLAEAARWGYREVVTPTLEYLDVLVRGEGADAADRLFKLVDRGGELLALRPEMTTPVARLVATRLRDEPAPLRAAYAGWVFRGRETGAARLREFPQAGCELIGSQSVEADAEIVALAVGALRAAGASDFSLSLGHVGFLQGVLAGLDLAGDDAGGVRELLYQKDFVGLRNLLERRRAPAARLDALMALPALRGAGALEEARRLVHTPEGRDVVRDLERLGEALAAHGVADAVTFDLSIIRDFDYYTGIVFEGHTVSLGAPLLGGGRYDRLLERFGVPLPATGFAIRLERVLAAEDGDAPGGTGQAWLPDVVLAAEPGCAAEAAACARALRARGFAVALEVLGRPWDQVAAEAARRGIARAVLVGRGTARVREGAASEHVVPAAEVVADPGAAARGTAP; encoded by the coding sequence TTGCACCGCGATCCGCGAGAGCGCTGGCAGCTGATCCCCTCCGGCACCCGCGACTGGCTGCCGCGGCAGGCCGCGCGTCTTCGGGCGGCGACGGCCGGCGTGCTCGCGGAGGCCGCCCGCTGGGGGTACCGTGAGGTCGTCACGCCGACGCTCGAGTACCTTGACGTCCTGGTGCGGGGCGAGGGCGCCGACGCCGCGGACCGGCTGTTCAAGCTGGTCGACCGCGGCGGCGAGCTGCTGGCGCTGCGTCCGGAGATGACGACGCCGGTCGCGCGGCTCGTCGCGACCCGCCTGCGGGACGAGCCGGCGCCGCTGCGCGCCGCCTACGCCGGCTGGGTGTTCCGCGGACGCGAAACCGGCGCCGCGCGGCTGCGCGAGTTTCCGCAGGCCGGGTGCGAGCTGATCGGCTCCCAGAGCGTGGAGGCGGACGCGGAGATCGTCGCGCTGGCGGTCGGCGCGCTGCGCGCCGCGGGCGCGTCCGACTTCTCGCTGAGTCTCGGTCACGTCGGTTTTCTGCAGGGCGTGCTCGCGGGGCTCGACCTCGCGGGCGACGACGCGGGCGGCGTGCGGGAGCTCCTGTACCAGAAAGACTTCGTCGGCCTGCGCAACCTGCTCGAGCGCCGCCGCGCGCCCGCGGCGCGGCTCGACGCGCTCATGGCGCTGCCGGCGCTGCGCGGCGCGGGCGCCTTGGAGGAGGCGCGCCGCCTGGTACACACGCCCGAAGGCCGCGACGTCGTGCGCGACCTGGAGCGTCTCGGCGAAGCGCTCGCCGCGCACGGCGTGGCGGACGCCGTGACGTTTGACCTCAGCATCATCCGCGACTTCGACTACTACACCGGCATCGTCTTCGAGGGCCACACCGTCTCGCTCGGCGCGCCGCTCCTGGGCGGCGGCCGTTACGACCGGCTGCTGGAGCGGTTCGGAGTGCCGCTTCCGGCGACGGGATTTGCGATCCGCCTCGAACGCGTGCTGGCCGCGGAAGACGGCGATGCGCCCGGCGGAACGGGCCAGGCGTGGCTGCCGGATGTCGTCTTGGCCGCGGAGCCCGGGTGCGCGGCCGAGGCGGCGGCGTGTGCGCGCGCGCTTCGCGCGCGTGGGTTCGCCGTCGCGCTGGAAGTGCTCGGACGCCCGTGGGACCAGGTTGCGGCGGAGGCGGCGCGCCGCGGGATCGCGCGCGCGGTCCTCGTCGGGCGCGGTACCGCGCGCGTCCGGGAGGGCGCCGCGTCGGAGCACGTCGTTCCGGCGGCCGAGGTGGTGGCGGACCCCGGCGCCGCCGCGCGGGGAACCGCGCCGTGA
- a CDS encoding cytochrome c-type biogenesis protein CcmH, translating into MTARKAGAIRAGRPAAGRHVIAAAFVLLAAATAASWRPAAARADTLDDRVYAVARQLMCPVCVGQTVAESDSAVAREMRDVIRAKLQAGETPAQILSFFVGQFGESVLAEPPRRGFSLLLYAGPAAGLAGGLGLALLLIRRWTARAGAPRSGTRAAVPAPPALPAGDEPAGADAADRARLARELEARDRF; encoded by the coding sequence GTGACGGCGCGTAAGGCGGGAGCGATTCGTGCCGGCCGGCCCGCGGCCGGCCGCCATGTAATTGCCGCCGCGTTCGTGCTGCTCGCGGCCGCGACCGCGGCGTCGTGGCGTCCGGCCGCCGCGCGCGCCGACACCCTCGACGACCGCGTCTACGCCGTCGCGCGCCAGCTGATGTGTCCTGTCTGCGTGGGGCAGACCGTCGCAGAGAGCGATTCCGCGGTCGCGCGGGAGATGCGCGACGTCATCCGCGCCAAGCTTCAGGCCGGCGAGACCCCGGCCCAGATATTGAGCTTTTTCGTGGGCCAGTTTGGGGAGAGCGTGCTCGCCGAGCCGCCGCGGCGCGGGTTCTCGCTGCTGCTCTACGCGGGTCCGGCCGCCGGGCTCGCCGGCGGGTTGGGGCTCGCGCTGCTCCTTATCCGTCGCTGGACGGCCCGAGCGGGCGCGCCGCGCTCCGGCACCCGGGCCGCCGTGCCAGCGCCGCCCGCCCTTCCCGCGGGGGACGAGCCGGCCGGCGCGGACGCGGCCGACCGCGCCCGCCTGGCCCGCGAGTTGGAGGCCCGCGACCGGTTCTAG
- a CDS encoding YerC/YecD family TrpR-related protein: protein MNSRAVVNPKLREPETDALFRAVLRLRSVDECYRFFEDLCTIGELKALAQRFAVARMLADGRTYQQIAERTGASSATISRVRRFLTYGADGYALVLDRLRRRPRTARDGA, encoded by the coding sequence GTGAACAGCCGCGCCGTGGTCAATCCGAAACTGCGGGAGCCGGAGACCGACGCGCTCTTCCGCGCGGTGCTGCGGCTGCGCAGCGTCGACGAATGCTACCGGTTCTTTGAGGACCTCTGCACGATCGGCGAATTGAAGGCGCTCGCCCAGCGCTTCGCGGTGGCGCGGATGCTGGCCGATGGACGGACCTACCAGCAGATCGCGGAGCGCACCGGGGCGTCGTCGGCGACGATCAGCCGCGTTCGGCGGTTCCTGACCTACGGGGCGGACGGATACGCCCTCGTCCTCGACCGGCTTCGGCGGCGGCCCCGCACCGCTCGTGACGGCGCGTAA